The following coding sequences are from one Eleginops maclovinus isolate JMC-PN-2008 ecotype Puerto Natales chromosome 13, JC_Emac_rtc_rv5, whole genome shotgun sequence window:
- the LOC134875087 gene encoding LOW QUALITY PROTEIN: phosphatase and actin regulator 4A-like (The sequence of the model RefSeq protein was modified relative to this genomic sequence to represent the inferred CDS: deleted 1 base in 1 codon) yields MGHSASSGTVAQQQATHNTDDEVDLQQGSKGSEEGSSGGGSPQTKRKGKFSKMGRIFKPWKWRKKKPSDKFTETSIVLERRISVRKSRQELIARGVLKDIPENENNDVNHSKGPPVKNGHPVDVDRMSEPAVRMSRVESDAKVNSLRVPPPEERRGRAPSDASRSNRAPLDVDSHARLPVEPDRRSRLISDADKRAGSLPRGPPQDDRYRREERRDGKDDREDRGRKNRDDVERRDWRDDKERDGGTDRRDRRDWRDDRRDDRTERDNRERKDREERERKDRDEREHRDRDEKERRDRDERERKDKDERERKDKDERERKDRDEKERREREDRERRDDRDKDRDRRLEREKREHRDDRKDDRKDERRDDRERDDRERKDLRERDDRDRTENRERREDRDKKNDRERRDERDKREKPEPQRSLDAPWPIARPFSEMDLRPPLQKSSSEENKNVRSASEADKRITLPRYSPAAEFRERSESAGVRFTPVPRPAPDNHPDTHPDSHPDPPLIRHALIPTKFLTDPGRSPTPSSSSSSSSASSTSSTSSAAPLAVAKPPRTVSLFIEDPPRLPDTDTPPPVPPHAKQPPVPPPKPTNRNSALLAEPGSGVIVVPAPAKRSPPTPPKRMTPVTKRHSVDPSPPNQDPSPPTSDPASAALPPAVQKGEPPEETSNTPLNPAEALPSPPTHIPPSPPRVQSLQLPPSSVPTVQTDPPSPTTKPPSEHPAIPLHILIQRALASPGPAYPNPSGSQSRAHSQLFESPPEFLSEVGPTRNSLPITIEPLRLPDDDDFDLEEEMRKLHPARPPRQPELEPRSRRGLVDLRVSVIPEGEGPDSEEESDSDGPILYRDDEEDDDDEEGPSGGLASRVKRKDTLALKLERQEREENQDHMSWQNREQWMAVRNKIGSALTRRLSQRPSADELEQRNILQAKNEDDRRLERCEIKRRLTRKLSQRPTVAELEARKILRFHENVESTHAHEYDRRADKPWTKLTPADKAAIRKELNEFKSSEMEVHEESRIYTRFHRP; encoded by the exons ACGATGAGGTCGACCTGCAGCAAGGCAGTAAAGGAAGTGAAGAAGGAAGCTCCGGAGGGGGTTCGCCTCAAACCAAACGCAAGGGCAAGTTCTCCAAGATGGGACGAATCTTCAAACCCTGgaaatggaggaagaagaagccGAGTGACAAGTTCACTGAAACATCGATAG TCTTGGAAAGAAGGATTTCTGTCCGAAAAAGCCGCCAAGAGCTGATTGCCCGAGGGGTCTTAAAGGATATCCCAGAAAATG AAAACAATGATGTCAACCACTCCAAGGGGCCGCCAGTCAAAAATGGACACCCTGTGGACGTGGACAGGATGTCGGAGCCGGCGGTCCGGATGTCTCGAGTGGAATCCGACGCCAAGGTGAATTCCCTCCGGGTTCCTCCACCCGAGGAACGTCGAGGCAGAGCGCCGTCTGATGCCTCGCGGAGTAACCGAGCACCTCTGGATGTGGACTCTCACGCTCGACTTCCCGTGGAGCCAGACCGGAGAAGCCGACTGATATCAGATGCTGATAAGAGAGCTGGATCGTTACCCAGAGGACCTCCACAGGACGATAGATACCGTAGAGAAGAAAGGAGGGATGGGAAAGACGACCGGGAAGACCGAGGGAGGAAGAACCGGGATGACGTAGAAAGAAGGGATTGGCGAGATGACAAGGAAAGAGACGGAGGAACCGACCGGAGGGATAGGCGAGATTGGCGGGATGACAGGAGAGATGACCGGACTGAGAGAGACAATAGGGAAAGGAAAGATCGCGAGGAGAGGGAAAGGAAGGATAGGGATGAGCGGGAGCACCGGGATCGGGATGAGAAAGAACGCAGAGATAGGGAtgagagggaaaggaaagacaAGGAcgagagggaaaggaaagacaAGGAcgaaagagaaaggaaagaccGGGACGAAAAAGAACGCCGGGAGCGGGAAGATCGAGAAAGGAGGGACGATCGAGATAAGGATAGGGATCGGCGGCTcgagagggaaaagagagaacacagagacgACAGGAAAGATGACAGGAAAGACGAACGGAGAGACGATAGAGAACGAGACGACAGGGAGAGGAAAGACTTGCGAGAAAGAGACGATAGGGATCGTACGGAGAACCGAGAGAGGCGGGAGGATCGGGACAAGAAGAACGACAGAGAGCGAAGGGACGAGCGGGATAAGAGAGAGAAGCCGGAGCCTCAGCGCTCGCTGGACGCCCCTTGGCCGATCGCCAGGCCCTTCTCGGAGATGGACTTGCGGCCTCCTCTGCAGAAGAGTTCCTCGGAGGAAAACAAGAACGTCCGCTCCGCCTCGGAGGCCGATAAGAGGATCACTCTGCCCAGATACTCGCCAGCTGCTGAGTTCAGGGAACGCTCGG AGTCCGCCGGTGTCCGCTTCACCCCTGTCCCTCGTCCAGCACCAGACAATCACCCGGACACTCACCCGGACTCTCACCCAGACCCTCCCTTGATCCGCCATGCTCTTATCCCCACTAAATTCCTGACCGACCCAGGCAGGAGTCCgacaccttcctcctcctcctcctcctcatccgcgtcttccacctcctccacctcctctgctgctcctctggcTGTGGCCAAGCCCCCGAGGACGGTCTCCCTGTTCATTGAAGACCCTCCTCGACTTCCTGACACCGACACGCCGCCGCCCGTCCCCCCCCACGCCAAGCAGCCGCCCGTCCCTCCGCCCAAACCCACCAACCGCAACAGCGCCCTGCTCG CTGAGCCGGGCAGCGGGGTCATCGTAGTGCCAGCCCCCGCTAAGCGCTCGCCACCGACGCCGCCAAAGAGGATGACCCCCGTCACCAAGCGCCATTCTGTGGACCCCTCTCCCCCCAATCAGGACCCTTCTCCCCCCACGTCTGACCCAGCCTCTGCAGCGCTGCCCCCTGCTGTCCAGAAAGGAGAACCCCCCGAGGAGACCTCCAACACTCCCCTCAACCCTGCCGAGGCTCTGCCTTCCCCGCCCACCCAcattcctccctctccccccagGGTTCAGTCCCTTCAGCTTCCCCCTTCCTCGGTTCCCACCGTGCAGACTGACCCCCCCAGCCCCACCACAAAGCCCCCCAGCGAGCATCCAGCCATCCCCCTGCACATCCTCATCCAGAGAGCGCTGGCCAGCCCCGGCCCCGCCTACCCCAACCCCAGCGGCTCCCAAAGCAGGGCCCACTCCCAGCTGTTCGAGTCTCCCCCGGAATTCCTCTCGGAGGTGGGGCCCACGAGGAACTCCCTCCCCATCACCATCGAGCCCCTCAGACT GCCAGACGACGATGACTTCGacctggaggaggagatgaggaagCTCCATCCTGCCCGG CCCCCCCGgcagccggagctggagccccGCAGCCGGCGGGGTTTAGTGGACCTGAGGGTCAGCGTCATCCCGGAGGGGGAGGGCCCGGACAGCGAGGAGGAGTCCGACTCCGACGGCCCCATCCTGTACAGAGATGACGAGGAAGACGACGACGATGAGGAAGGGCCTTCAG gTGGTCTGGCGAGCCGTGTGAAGAGGAAGGACACGCTGGCGCTGAAGCTGGAGCGGCAGGAGCGAGAGGAGAACCAGGACCACATGAGCTGGCAGAACCGGGAGCAGTGGATGGCCGTCAGGAACAAGATCGGAAGCGCCCTCACGCG GCGGCTGAGTCAGAGGCCTTCAGCAGACGAGCTGGAGCAGAGGAACATCCTTCAAG CCAAGAACGAAGACGACCGGCGACTAGAGCGATGTGAGATCAAACGCAGGCTCACCAGAAAG CTCTCCCAGAGACCGACGGTGGCCGAGCTCGAGGCGAGGAAGATCCTCCGTTTCCACGAGAACGTGGAGAGCACGCACGCACACGAGTACGACCGCAGAGCCGATAAACCGTGGACCAAGCTCACGCCTGCTGACAAG GCTGCCATCCGTAAAGAGCTCAACGAATTCAAGAGCTCCGAGATGGAGGTTCACGAAGAAAGCAGGATCTACACCCG gtTTCATCGGCCTTAG